The Populus alba chromosome 6, ASM523922v2, whole genome shotgun sequence genomic interval GCGGAACTACAGCATAGCTGAGCAGACAATGGCACCCCCGAGAGTttgacaaattttattttagtcatgaaaaaattttatttttttaatctacccTTGAATTTAAGGCTTTTTTCACAGAAAACAtacccccccaaaaaaaaaaaaaaaattaataatacataTTGTTCTACAACtatcattcatttattttattttcaaatgcaCCCTAGTATGTTTTACACTGTAACCCTCATACCTAAAATCCTAGTTCCGGGTCCTAATGACATGGactcaagaaaaaacaatgtaaaTGTGCATGCGAAATGTTTCTAAAGAAACAATGTAAGTGATTCCCAATTACCTCGAGAACGTTTCCTGCATTAGAAGCTGTGCAATTACACGCAATGTCGCAGTCTTCCACTCCACGGCAGGGAGATCTTTCTTCGAGTAATTAACAATTTCAGTTGTCTGATTCTCCTAATTTCCAcacgcacaaaaaaaaaaaaaatcaatcaccaCAAATCTCACGCTCttaaatgccaaaaaaaaaaaagcttaatttaAATCACAAAACactcaaaaatcaaatgatacaTCTGCAATATATCTAAAATCcctcattcaaattaaaagggACACAAAAAAACTACCTTTTCATCACTTTGAGAAGAACCATTGCCGTCATTGACATCTTCCATTTCACCCTCTACAGAAAGCCACAAGCagaattttcataatttgaaaattaacatTTCTAAACTAAtttgattaaacaataataaccaaatcaaatttGCAATACCGGAAGTAGAACCGGAAtcgccttcttcttcttcgtcgacatcggaggaggaggaggaggaagcgGAGGATTCAGAGCCGAAGACGGTGGAGAAGACTTTTCCGGCACCGGTAGCAAGTATACGAGAAGGAGATAAAATGAAACGAGAAAGCCAATTAGGGTTTTGAGGAGTGGAAATAGGGGAAAGGCGAGGAGTAGGCCGGTCGTATGGAGTGGGACGGGTAGTGGTTCGCCTGGGTCGAACGATTTTGCCACCTGATTTGAACTCAGTGAGTCGATTCGGAGGCCGGGAAATGGCGGACATCGCGACTCAGTTTTTGAAATTGGAAAATTTTcaggtagagagagagagagagaaagagcgGTTATCCAGGGGTGGATGGATCTCgttaaagagagaagagagagaagaggaatGTTGTTAGTGGTGGGGTGCTTTACAAATGTaagagtttgatgggttaaaattataattattaaacccaacttgaattaatctattttaagacttgatgttatttgtttttgtatttttttaaaaaatttattttttattaaattatttttatacatttgtattaaaaataatttttaaaaataaaaaaaatattattttaatatatttctaaataaaaaatatttaaagagtaATTAcaactatatttctaaacaaactatcaagattaaattttatagtttaattattatttttaaattaaaacatgaatacagtgaaactaattaattagaactTAGAAGATGAACAAATTGTGtttctttatcaaataaaaataagttatttcttgtatatcaaatattaaaagaaattattaaattagtcTGGCTTGTGATATCacaattattcatataaaatttatattaatagttCATAATAAACTTTATATagcctataatttttttatattattgggtatttttataattataaaaattgatttgaaggcAAATTTAATCTGAGATCATGAAGATGATGAATTAAcctagattattttaataaaaaaataaaaagtttttaaaatattttttttaattataattttttcattaatacaACTTGATGCAATTTCAAAATTGATGAGGcataatgttgaaggatgtaATTCAGTTAGTCAGACTCTAGGTTTGTTTTATAAAGGTCACTAGTTcgaatctcataaattttagagtcactgaaaatttatataatcattaacttcaggacccgtAGAATTAATGAAGATACATACAAGTTGGTTCGAacactcatattaataataaaaaaaaaattatgagtcaTTGAAAGTGGATGACATATTAATCTAATGTGATAGGTATTATACCTAAAGATATTTTTCATGaagagttatttttaaaatatttaaaaaattaaattttttattttattttaacatgttgggttaatattaaaataaattttaaaaaataaaaaatattatttaataaatttttaaataaaaaaatattattttaaatttcatcaaaaaaataaaattaaataggcCTAAAGCCCATGGGCAATAAACAGGTTGGGCCaccaacttaaataaaaatcaacaactcTCCAAGGTTTCAACTAAAGCTAATCGATCGATCGTAGGGGTTTGCGCAACAAACGACTCGTGTCTTGTAAAACAATCTCACCTTCTCGCCGACAACCAGCGGTCGTATATTTTCGCCTCTCTTTCTCTTATAAAAAACGAGAAATCGAACAGAGAAAGccgaaaaaagagagaataaaatgCCAGGATTAACTTGTAACGCTTGTAATAAAGAATTCGATGATGATGCTGAACAAAAACTCCACTACAAGTCTGAATGGCACCGTTACAATCTTAAACGAAAGGTGggcttttttattgttcttttagtgttttctttacttatttgtgtttttgttaatgttctTTATACGGGGTTTTGTTGGTTTAGAGTTTATTTTGAGATTATTGCATACCTgggtttttgtggtttttttgaAAGGGACATGCTTATAATGGTGGAAAATTTTGAGGTCGAGTGATAATAATTGTTCTgctctcgtttttttttttttccagtgttTAGAATTTTAATTGATCGTTGTTGAGTGAACGATTTGATCTTGTTTTATTAGTTGATAGCTGTAATGACGTTAAGCTAACATAGTGGTGTGATTTTGTGGTTTGATGGAGATTAAGCTAAGTGTTGATTATAAGAAATAACTTGGAAGTATAGCAAAAGCCATTGTGTTTGTAAATACCATTACATGACAGCCACTGTTTTTAGTAATATAGCATCGAAATGAAGTGTGTAATTCATGAATTGCTTTATCGGAAGAGTCAACATAATCGTGTAGTCAGAGATTAAAATAACAGATTTTGCTTAGGGTTTCTCGGCGATTGGTGATATCAATAAGAGGACTGATGATAtagttttccttgaaaaaaatcatgaaaagttCTCAACTTTTGATCATTCTCTGGGGTTCTGTTAAAATCTAGGTTGCTGGTGTTCCCGGAGTGACTGAAGCGCTGTTTGTGGCTAGACAGTCTGCAATTgctaaagagaaagagaagaatgaAACCCCTATGCTTTATAGCTGTGTTCTATGTAACAAGGGATATCGAAGTTCCAAAGCTCATGATCAGCACCTTAAATCAAGGAGCCATATACTGCGAGCTTCTCAAGGAACAAACCAGGAAGAGGAGAATACTGTGATTAAACCGCTTCCTCGGCGGGAGGTGAATAAGCGTGTTGTGCAAAGGGAGGCAGAAGCTAGAGAAAGTGAAGAGAGTGAGGATGAGTGGGAAGAAGTTGATTCGGATGAAGAGTTGGTTGCTGAGACCACAAAGTCTTTGACTGGTTTGAATGTAAATGAGATGGCCTCCCTCGATGATATTGTTgaggatgatgaagatgatgtgTTGTTGGATCCATCTTGTTGCTTCGTGTGTGATCAAGAGCATGATAACATAGAAAGCTGCATGGTTCACATGCATAAGCAGCATGGGTTCTTTATTCCTGATGTTGAGTATTTGAAGGATCCACAGGGTCTTCTTACTTATCTTGGTCTCAAGGTACTGTATTACCTGCTATGTTCTTTATTTGCGCAGcatattcttattttattttattctagaaGTCATATTTACTTTTATGCTATTTTCTCCTCTCCAGGTGAAGAGGGACTTCATGTGTTTGTACTGCAATGACAAGCGTCAACCTTTCAACAGCTTGGAAGCAGTTAGGAAGCATATGGAAGCAAAAAGTCACTGCAAAGTACATTACGGTGATGGTGATGAGGATGAGGAAGCTGAGTTAGAAGACTTCTATGATTATAGCAGCAGGTTTGTAAAATGCTCAGTATTGACTGCagttaatttcatataaaacccATTTCTTTTATCATACTTTCTGGTAATGATACTATAATCAGAAGCAGAGTTATCTTGTTCAATACTTGGCTTTTAGTCATTTCTTTTAATCTtccatctttaattttatttccataTTGTGTATCCATTTTGTTTCCTGGTTGCAGCTATGTGGCTGAGGATGGTAGACAACTTGTTGCATCAGGTGACATGGCCAACACTGCTGAACTTGGTAGTGGTGGTTCAGAGCTAATTATAACCACAAAATCTGGTAGTAAAGTATCATCCAAAACACTAGGTTCCCGAGAATACTTGCGCTATTATCGCCAGAAGCCACGACCATCGCATGCAAATCATATAGCCATTGCTGCTGCACTTGCGTCCAGGTATGCTTTCAATCTctgtttttcagaaaatatgatCGTGATATTGAAGAGGAAACAGTCTGAAATTAAATGAAGTCACGCTCTCTTCCCCTGTACCCAAGTAATATTAGGAATCAAATAAATTGACAGAAGCAGTGGTATGGCGTCTTAACTTTGTTCCAATTTTCAGATACCGGAGCATGGGGTTGACAACTGTCCAGTCAAGAGAGCAAATGGTGAGGATGAAAGTGATGAAGCAAGTGAGTCGATCAGCAGAGGCCATGCGGACCAAAATTAACATGAAGAATAACGTTATTTGGAACCTGCCCAAGAACGTCCCATATTAGCCCAGGGCATGTCATCGTCTTCTTATAATTCTAGCTACTGTTGTGAGCTGCTTACGAATTTCCAACTACTTGTTTTAGTGTTTGCCACATTGATATAGTACTTAAGTTCAGTCTCGTTTGTTTGCATCTTTCTCGTTTGGCCGGATTGggaaattaatatttcataattgCAGtacttcttcaatttctttttttctggcCAAGATACAGAGCCTACCAGTTATCTCTGGTTAATAATTGTTTTGGGAGTGGAAGATAGATAAAGGGTGCCTTCCATGATCACTTGACAACTGCTGAATTGCTGAACTTAGAAGTAGGTTCGAGGTGCAACAGCACAGTCCTGTTCTTCAGGTCAAGGTTTCCAAATGTCCAGTGCGAGGGTGGAATTGAGCATCATTTTAGGGCTTACAATCCAAGGTTATTGAACCATCACCTGGAGGATATCAGCTCAGATACAAAACCTACCCCTTTTTCCATGTGACGAGCTCTAGCTAAATTGATCTTGAGTGGACATGTCACCTCATGTATTTTTCAGCGTCtgctttaaaatgaaaatttgcaTACTGACGTGAGCAGATTTTGGAAATATTGACGTCGGCAAATGCTGCCACTGGGGTCTGGACAGCATCTTTTACCACAGAATATACTGAAGGTAGAATCTGTGCGGTCTTTTTCAGGAATCACAAACAGAATAATTGCAGGGATTGAAGatgccattattttttcttgagtgGTACTTTAATTGCACATGCAATTATTGTTAAAGAGTAATGTAAATTATTCTAGTTTAATCTTATtctttatctaattaaattaataaaatcaaacataaattaatgataaatctatAAAAGTTTCAGGCgttaaaaaagcaataaaaaaccaTTCTCGGGATCtcagttttaagttttttaatttttaattgaattgtttCTTTGACAATTTTAGAACAGAAAATAACAAAGTCATTACTCAAATGACTACTGCCAAGATAACATGCCAGAAAATGTGCTTCATATCTCTGCTGGACAGGAGAAGGTGAGCTAATCCATGAGTTTGTGACAAGGAAGCAGTAGCagaaaaagaatatatacagTTAAGATAATCAAAGTTCTATTAAGGAAATTAATAGtcaatctcaaattaaaaagaaaaaaaaaatccaaagaacaAATTTAGTCACCATATAACTACCTGGAGATggcaaatacaaaaattcatgTCTAACGAGCAAGTCTAGTTTACATATACAACAGGATGAGGTCTggatttaacttttaaatgttTGAAGACCAACACTATCTGCGGAATCCCTAACATTTTGCTTTCGATCCTTTGCTTCACTTTAATTACAGCCGCTGCTAACACAATACAAGGGGTTTAGTGAGTATAATATCTTAGGTAAGCGAATAGGAGTGCACAATTGAATTtcaataagatggaggatacaCCGCTATGAATATAACTGTGCACTGTTAAATTGGCAAGGATGGGCCTTTCTACAGAAAAATGAACCTACCTGATTTCCAAGCTAAGGATCCACGATCAAGTACATACCTAAGTGTCATAGAAGCGAGAGCGCCGTCTTCGAGAACTGTGAGATATAGAAtagaaagtataaaattattGGAAGATGTTAAAGAGTGAGCAATTGCTAGAATTTTATTCTGACAACTGAAGTGGTCAATTGAAATA includes:
- the LOC118037623 gene encoding cytoplasmic 60S subunit biogenesis factor REI1 homolog 1 gives rise to the protein MPGLTCNACNKEFDDDAEQKLHYKSEWHRYNLKRKVAGVPGVTEALFVARQSAIAKEKEKNETPMLYSCVLCNKGYRSSKAHDQHLKSRSHILRASQGTNQEEENTVIKPLPRREVNKRVVQREAEARESEESEDEWEEVDSDEELVAETTKSLTGLNVNEMASLDDIVEDDEDDVLLDPSCCFVCDQEHDNIESCMVHMHKQHGFFIPDVEYLKDPQGLLTYLGLKVKRDFMCLYCNDKRQPFNSLEAVRKHMEAKSHCKVHYGDGDEDEEAELEDFYDYSSSYVAEDGRQLVASGDMANTAELGSGGSELIITTKSGSKVSSKTLGSREYLRYYRQKPRPSHANHIAIAAALASRYRSMGLTTVQSREQMVRMKVMKQVSRSAEAMRTKINMKNNVIWNLPKNVPY